The Mauremys reevesii isolate NIE-2019 linkage group 1, ASM1616193v1, whole genome shotgun sequence genome has a segment encoding these proteins:
- the RRP7A gene encoding ribosomal RNA-processing protein 7 homolog A — protein MAAGRRKHVTTAGAGAPAGYTAIPVKLSKKQQSPHYLYVKEHKVREGTDTTHPPNRTLFVLNIPPYCTKACLSRLFSCCSSVQSVNVCEKPGPREKPEAPKSKFFNLKTVPGFRVAYVVFKNPAGVQAAKSLSLQGPHVISSESHPVKTGIRKWIASYAASVVDPAELKAEVDTFMQTYDKKIAEEEAKAEKEEGIPDEEGWVKVTRKGRRPGLPRIEAASLRVLEREKRKRARKELLNFYAWQHRETKRENIAQLRKKFEEDKQRIALMRAQRKFRPY, from the exons ATGGCGGCCGGCAGGAGGAAGCATGTGACTACGGCGGGGGCCGGGGCACCGGCGGGCTACACAG CCATTCCAGTTAAGCTTTCCAAGAAGCAACAGTCGCCTCACTACCTGTATGTGAAGGAGCACAAAGTCCGAGAAGGCACCGATACTACCCACCCTCCAAACCGTACTCTCTTTGTCCTTAATATCCCCCCGTATTGCACAAAG GCATGTCTGTCCAGGCTGTTTTCCTGCTGCTCGTCTGTCCAGTCTGTGAACGTGTGTGAGAAACCGGGGCCACGAGAGAAACCAGAGGCACCCAAGTCCAAATTCTTCAATCTCAAGACAGTTCCG GGATTCCGAGTGGCTTACGTGGTGTTTAAGAATCCGGCTGGGGTACAGGCAGCCAAGTCCCTATCTCTTCAGGGCCCTCATGTGATATCTTCAGAGAGTCACCCCGTGAAAACCGGTATCCGCA AGTGGATCGCTAGTTATGCAGCTTCAGTGGTGGATCCAGCAGAGCTGAAGGCTGAAGTGGACACCTTCATGCAAACCTATGATAAGAAAATAGCAGAG GAAGAAGCCAAAGCGGAGAAGGAGGAGGGTATTCCGGATGAAGAGGGTTGGGTGAAGGTGACACGGAAAGGCCGAAGGCCTGGACTCCCCCGGATAGAGGCTGCCAGCTTGCGGGTGCTGGAGAGGGAGAAGCGAAAAAGAGCACGCAAGGAGCTGCTCAACTTCTATGCCTGGCAGCATCGAGAGACCAAGAGAGAAA ACATAGCCCAGCTGAGGAAGAAGTTTGAGGAGGACAAGCAGAGGATTGCGCTGATGCGGGCCCAGCGCAAGTTCCGGCCATACTGA